The Microtus ochrogaster isolate Prairie Vole_2 linkage group LG3, MicOch1.0, whole genome shotgun sequence genomic sequence atgaagagatttttctgttgtggctcttgttttgtttttgttgtgggtcttttgtttgtttcgtttttgtttgggggttgttttgCTTCTACTTTTGTTCTCTTGATTGCTTACTTTGAATCGTTTCcttatgtggggtgtgtgtggcagGGATGAGGGGGGCATAGGGAGGACAAGGAAGTGAatagaattggggtgcatgatgtgaaacttgcaaagagtcaataaagaagttatatttttaaaaaaagttttgtggaggctgagatggctcagaggttaagagcagaggtcatgagttcaactTCCagaaaacacatggtggctcctgACCATCTATAATGGCATTTGAGGCCTTCTTTTGGCATGCAGATGTATATGCAAATGGTACCcatgtatacataaaatacataaataaaaatatcacactgAAGAAACTGTAAGAAGGTtagtaaatactttttaaaaaatttgtaagaaatttttctgcttctttacaTGGACAGTGGGTAAAGATTTCAAAGAACCCCTAAAACAAAAGAGGTTCTGATAAAATGAATAGAATTCTAAGCAAAGAGCTCCAACTAATCAGTAATGTATGAAAGTTGCTTCCTCATTCCAACTCTCAAAAACTAAAGTTACTTTTTAATGTGAAATTCAACATTTATAGACACAgttttctgtaattcttttaCCCAGTTTATTACACATAAAGAGGTTTCGAAAAGCctagaaaatttaaagaacagaaatgaaatgagagAATGTATCCCATTACCTTGTGTTGTTGTAAATGAAAAAGTTATATGATGAAATGAAGTAAGTCTGCTCTGAGTAAATCATATTTACAAAGATTAATTTCATTAACaacctttattttctcttcttgtttggCAGTGGTGGGGACCAAAACTAAGGTAAAAAAGTTGCATAAGTGTCTGAAACTGGATTCTAACCCTAGCTTTCTTTCCACCTCATACGTATTTAATATCTGCATACCCCTTCactctttttaaattatccaCACCAGGCATTGCAACAGTGTTCCCATAACAACAGTACAGAGAACAAAGGGTATCTCCATATTGCATTCTTAATTCTTAAAGTTCCTAATCAATCATGCTGACATGTGAGATAGCTATATTTGAAAAGTACAGCCTAATACATATTTTCTGAGAACCACAAACTCGTTTGAAACGATGGTGCTTTCTCTGTCCATTACTAGGCATCTATTGGGAAAACTCATACATACATGCTCCTGGCGTACAGTGAGCAAGGAAATTAGGAGATTTTTTAAGACATCGGACTGAATGGACTTAAGTATTTCCGTTGACATAAGAAAGATAACTGGCAtgagcttttatattttaaataacatgacAAGGGGAAAGCAAACGAGCGAAGATAAAAGGCATATGCTCTTAAAGCCTAACCTCACACTGGCAGCAGTATGCTGAATGATATTTTCTGGAATCATAATTAGGGGCAGCAGTAGTGATGCACTGTGATGATcatgtatacaaatatacaaaacTAGCAAGCACGCCACAGCCCATCACACCCAAAAGAAATACACATGGTTTGATGACTTTAACAAACTTTACACTAAGTAACTATGGCAAAGTAACATTACAGGCTAGGGTTAATGTTCATCAGTTTGGATGTATTTAACATAAATCACCTTCACCTTTCCCACTTGCCATGATTTAAAAGGATGCAATCTTATGGAATCTAAGAAGCACTGGTATGAGTAGAAAATAGagttcaatatattttaatgaaatacttaGTAGATAACAAGTAAAATAGGAAAAAGCAAGGCCTTAAAAAGTAATACTTgcgcttccctgctcccctatcctaccttcctgtatcccaatcatcccgttgccccaagttctccccatccaacccttctcacttttNNNNNNNNNNNNNNNNNNNNNNNNNNNNNNNNNNNNNNNNNNNNNNNNNNNNNNNNNNNNNNNNNNNNNNNNNNNNNNNNNNNNNNNNNNNNNNNNNNNNNNNNNNNNNNNNNNNNNNNNNNNNNNNNNNNNNNNNNNNNNNNNNNNNNNNNNNNNNNNNNNNNNNNNNNNNNNNNNNNNNNNNNNNNNNNNNNNNNNNNNNNNNNNNNNNNNNNNNNNNNNNNNNNNNNNNNNNNNNNNNNNNNNNNNNNNNNNNNNNNNNNNNNNNNNNNNNNNNNNNNNNNNNNNNNNNNNNNNNNNNNNNNNNNNNNNNNNNNNNNNNNNNNNNNNNNNNNNNNNNNNNNNNNNNNNNNNNNNNNNNNNNNNNNNNNNNNNNNNNNNNNNNNNNNNNNNNNNNNNNNNNNNNNNNNNNNNNNNNNNNNNNNNNNNNNNNNNNNNNNNNNNNNNNNNNNNNNNNNNNNNNNNNNNNNNNNNNNNNNNNNNNNNNNNNNNNNNNNNNNNNNNNNNNNNNNNNNNNNNNNNNNNNNNNNNNNNNNNNNNNNNNNNNNNNNNNNNNNNNNNNNNNNNNNNNNNNNNNNNNNNNNNNNNNNNNNNNNNNNNNNNNNNNNNNNNNNNNNNNNNNNNNNNNNNNNNNNNNNNNNNNNNNNNNNNNNNNNNNNNNNNNNNNNNNNNNagtgggaggagtgggaggctgggaggaggcggaaatttttttttctttcttaataaaaaaaaaaaaaagtaatacttgCAAAGTAGGAAATTCTTCTCAGTAACTAGgatgaaacagaaacaaggaaaaacagTAACATCCTGGACATCTACCTGAACATTCAAAAATAATCTGAATCACGAAAACGAACAAAATTGCCACCCTTTAAAAGTGAGATTAACTCGTACTCATAAATGACTACTTTCTCTCACTATATCACAACCTTCCAGGTGAGACCATTATTACAACACAAAAGACAGAACTATATTCAACCACAAAGTACTTTTAATAAATAGGAACCGCAAACTACATTAAAGTGTATTCAAgtcatttaaaacaattattaagcAGGTTAGAAATTACACCTAATGAGGACTAACACTATCATTAATCACAATTGAAAAGATTAACTaaaattcattacattttattgagATACATGGTATGGTCGTGTTCATTTTTTGTCCAGAGAAACACATCAGcctaatatattttatgtttcgATGAGCAAAGAAACACTTATAATAAAAGTTGAACAATATAAGcataaaagaaattttacatcTTAAAAACCAGTTTCAAACTGATGAACACGGCAAtaggttttaacttttaaagatacACAGTTTCAAGCATGGTGTGGCACATctgtctgagtttgaggtcagcctggtctccatagtgagttcctaGAGAGACAGACCTAGGTAGAGAGATAATGTCtcagtaaataaaagaaagaacagttcAAAAATGGCAATTAGGGCTGGTGATGAGACCCAATGAGTAAAactgcttgctgagcaagcctggCAGGGAATAAAATCTTGAATATCGTCCACTGAGCTCCACATCTCTactatggcacacacacaaacacacacacataaataaataataaaacatcaaaaacattaaaagaaaatatacactaaaattacaaaatataaaatctatgTAAAAATGTTACTCTGAGAAAAAATCTAAGTACGCACCTAAATTTAGGAAACTTGCAAAAAATAATAGCTTAAAAAAAGTACATGCCAGAAAATGACAGCCAGAAAATACTAACAATggacaaatacattttttcaaCTTCACATGAAACACAACAACTCAAAATATGCCTAAAAATTAAGCATACTCGGATGGTTACAAATGCCATCTGAATTTGACAAATCCAATACAGCTTTCTACCAaaggaaactgtattattacttGATTGAAAAACTGCTATTAAATTGAAATTCAATTGATTTACCAAATAGATTTTATCACCAAAACTcaaatagtttctttattcaggTGTTAGTGTTATTCCTTCATAGAGGTTATTGTTATTCCTTGTAGCGTCCCGGTGGCTTTCCACTGTGGGTTAAAGTTCCTGCTGTGCCCCAGCTTTGCAACCACGAGGAAAACAGGCAGGTAGAATAATGCCAAAAGTATTTTACTTGCCAAACcatactttaaaagttttttttttttaaattaagtcaaGCAGTCTTGTATGTACATAAGAAAggaacaagccgggcgatggtggcgcacgcctttaatcccagcactNNNNNNNNNNNNNNNNNNNNNNNNNNNNNNNNNNNNNNNNNNNNNNNNNNNNNNNNNNNNNNNNNNNNNNNNNNNNNNNNNNNNNNNNNNNNNNNNNNNNaaaaaaaaaaaaaaaaaaaaaaagaaagaaagaaagaaagaaagaaagaaagaaaggaacaaaaattacagtatttaattttttagtgtATTTCAGGTTTTCAGTAATATTCTACCAAATATTGCTTCCAGCCCTTCACGTTTCTTGCCTATACAATGATCATCTACAGGAGAAAATTTAATGACTCTTATCTGAAACAAACCTTACTCAATGTTGCCATCCTCTAAACCTCCACTGCCCTACTGTTGGAATAAAAGGCATGTATCAACAAGCCTGGTACAACAACAGACTGGATCCTATGTGCGCTTGCTATGTAAGAAAACAATTATACAGCTCCTGGTCTCAATTCCTCTCGCTTTCTCTCCATACCTCCTCTATTCCTTGCAAGCTGGCTGTGAATGCGCTCACATGATTTACACTGGTATAAATTCTATCCACTGGATTTCTTCTCATTGTGAATTCTTTCGTGTTGGTGAAGGTATGTCGAACATGTGAAGGCTTTCCCGCATTGTTCACACACAtatggcttctctccagtgtggttTCTTTCGTGGATTTGAAGGGATTTTGAAAAAGTGAACGCATGcccacactgcacacatacatacggTTTCTCTCCGGTGTGAATTCTTTCGTGATTGTAACAAGCCCTGTGCTGgatgaaggctttcccacactgcttacatgagtaaggtttctctccagtgtgaattctttcgTGTTTGTGAAGGTATGTGGAACACgtaaaggctttcccacactgcttacaaacatagggtttctctccagtgtgaatccTTTCATGGATGTAACAGGCGCTGGAATAggtgaaggctttcccacaatgTTTACACGAGTACGGTTTCTCTCCGGTGTGAGTTCTTTCGTGGATCAGAAGCTGAGAAGAACGgatgaaggctttcccacactgcttGCAAACGTagtgtttctctccagtgtgagtcCTTTCATGGTTGTTACGGGTTGTGGGATCACTGAAGGCTTTTCCACAATGCTTACATAaataaggcttctctccagtgtgaattctctCATGTTTACGAAGGTATGAAGAACGTCCAAACACTTTCCCACACTGCTTACATGCATAAAGTTTTTCCCGGGTGTGACTCCTTTCATGTTGGAGAAGGTGGTAAGAATGAATACATGCTTTCCCACACTGTTTACACACGTAAGGTCTGTCTCCAGTGTGAGTTCGTTCATGATTGTAACAGGCCCTGGGATGGATGAAAGCTTTTTTACAGTACTTACATGCAAAAGTCTTCTCTCTAGTATGAGTTTTATGATGTTTGCTAAGGTGACTAGAATTAATGAAGGCTTCGCCACACTGCTTACACACAAATGTCTTCTCTCCAGTTTGGAGTTTTTCATAAGACTGAACATAACTACACGCCATGAGAGCGGCTTCAAACTGCTTATATTCAAGGACGTTATCTCCACTACGCGCTGCTTGAGAATCCTGAGCAGAAGCAGGACTCCTCCAGTGCTCATTAGAGAGTTTAttttcacagggtttctctctggaaGGATTCTCAAGGGTAAGAGAGGACTCGGAATATGTAAATTCTTTCCAATATTTCTTATGTTTAAAAGACTTGTCCATATCTTCCTGATACTcatatggtttctctccagtTGGATCGCTGCGATGCACATCCGATTGTGAAAGACCAATGGCATCATTTGCACATACACTGTTGTCACAGACTGCTATTCCAGGAGGCCTGTCCGCATTACCAACAGGCTCTCGAATCTGCCGGTGGGTTTCTCCATACTGAATACCACATTCAGATTCATATAATCCTTTAACCACATGagtgctgcaaaaaaaaaaaaaatgaaaagaatattacTATAGTTTTATGGCTAGCCAAGAGAGATAATGGAGGTTGGGTATTGAGGTGCACACTTGTTACCGCAGTATTTAGTTAGAAGGCAAGGGCAAAGGGACCACGAGTTCGAAGCTAACATAAACCACATAGAAAGAGCTCATTCTAGGTGAAAAAGAGTTGTGACTATTGCCACAAGAATTtatgcctaaaaaaaaaaattgaacattgAGCCACAGGCCCTggggaaacacacacaattttcttaGTTTCTCTAATAACCTTTTGTCTCCTAAAACAATCCACATGGTTACAAAAAGAATGGTGTAAAAACACTGCAGATGCAGAGTAATTTGTTCAGCCCatgttacattttattcttaACTATTCCTATTTCATGGTTGGCTCGTATGTGACAAACAGGGTCTTTGCCAAAGTTACCAACGTTGAATAGTCCTGATGCAAAATGGTGTGGGTCAGGCTTTATGGAATTGGGATagctgagtatttttttttaagatttatttatttattgtgtatacagtatactgcctgcatgcatgtctgcaggccagaagagagcaccagatctcattgcagatggttgtgagccaccatgtggttgcttggaatagaactcaggacctttagcagagcaggcaatgctcttaaccactaagccttctctccagaccaATAGCTGAGTATTTTTAACATAGTTATAGAAGCTACATTACAATTTATCCCAAACACACTTTTATTCACATATGTTTTACATTCAAAGTCTAAAGTTAACTcgaaaaactatattaaataattttgtgcACACAGTAAAGTTTTCGTATAATGAAAGAATTGGGAAAAAGTCTCATATTGCTTAGGTTGGGTGGTATTGTGCAATATTACATCACAAAGTTGGGATCCTTCAATTCTGAATGCTCAAATTCAATGAAGTTTCAGATTAAATCAATTTACATTTAGCTGTACTTGGATTATTTACTTGGGTATCAGATTTTCTACTCCTTTCAAGTATTTACtgtaaattcttttttgttgttggtgttgagTGTAAATTACCTCAGATTTCTCCTAATACTTGGGTAGTCCTCTCcaatattttcttcctctgttttccctGAAAGGCAAACCCAAGGAAAGTTTGGTTACATATTACATTAAAAATCATCACATTCTTGTCTCCCGCCCCGTGGTAAAATGCAAAAAAGCATACAAATAGTCAATAATATCTTGccttttaatatttcaaattagGCAACTATACAGAAGAGCAAGAAACACTTTTGTGaatgagtaagaaaaataattatactgtatttttttaCCTATGGAGATCAGGTTGCTAAAGGTTTCCTTCATCACATCTCTGTAGAGCTCCTTTTGATAAGAATCCAACAAAGCCCACTCTCCTAGAGTGAAGTTCACAGCCACG encodes the following:
- the LOC102001378 gene encoding zinc finger protein 20-like, giving the protein MHPLSICPQEELPYCFHSDCTSLPSHQQWEPVTFEDVAVNFTLGEWALLDSYQKELYRDVMKETFSNLISIGKTEEENIGEDYPSIRRNLSTHVVKGLYESECGIQYGETHRQIREPVGNADRPPGIAVCDNSVCANDAIGLSQSDVHRSDPTGEKPYEYQEDMDKSFKHKKYWKEFTYSESSLTLENPSREKPCENKLSNEHWRSPASAQDSQAARSGDNVLEYKQFEAALMACSYVQSYEKLQTGEKTFVCKQCGEAFINSSHLSKHHKTHTREKTFACKYCKKAFIHPRACYNHERTHTGDRPYVCKQCGKACIHSYHLLQHERSHTREKLYACKQCGKVFGRSSYLRKHERIHTGEKPYLCKHCGKAFSDPTTRNNHERTHTGEKHYVCKQCGKAFIRSSQLLIHERTHTGEKPYSCKHCGKAFTYSSACYIHERIHTGEKPYVCKQCGKAFTCSTYLHKHERIHTGEKPYSCKQCGKAFIQHRACYNHERIHTGEKPYVCVQCGHAFTFSKSLQIHERNHTGEKPYVCEQCGKAFTCSTYLHQHERIHNEKKSSG